The Macrobrachium nipponense isolate FS-2020 chromosome 7, ASM1510439v2, whole genome shotgun sequence DNA window gttgtgaaagagatttaatgATTTGTCCATAATGACGTTATGACATTttctgcaaggaatttcatatatgcagcctggaggatctttaggagaatgttttattactaaactcttgacattaatataactgtaaacaacatttatgttaaaaagctttaaaattccaggaatttctaaaaacctttcattatagggtaactttagaatgttatgcttacgaaattcaagtttgtcatcagttaaataaaatgtttttctatctcttttccatgccacatctacaaaggtccatgggtatttaagttttaaggcaatatcataaatagttttaatctcagcgtcaataaactgcgtgctacagacacgtaaagcccttaggaacatcccagaaaaaaaacagcgaagttaacattttgatggtgattggagtagtaacgatcaaaagaggcaatgttagttgatttccgagactgaaaagatgaaatttctatcatttctgtggacagttacaccaagaaaattcaaattacaatttctttcttcctctacagcaaattttatagaagggactacaTTATTGAGATAATTAAGGAGTTCCTGGAgatttcgtgaactggccaaatgcagaaaatatcatccacatacctaaaccatataactttttggggcaaaattcttggtaaaagttttgtttaaaacaattccatgtaaatattgttgCTTAGGGCAGGAGATAAGGAATTaaccatagccatgccaaacttttgtacaaaaaattccccattaaaacaaaatttactatctttgatacataaccttatgagactgatgaggtttgctacagttttAATTCagcctccaaaaattcaagtaaatcatctataggcacttttgtaaataaagagacaacatcaaaactaaccaaatgtgtaagaatttttacaagccatttagataaattatacataactgagcccactgacctaatgattggtctgatagggttattgattttgtgtgtcttgactaaaccatacatgtaaggcagggaggcgcattgcggtgtcaactgtttaattaaatggtccaagccctttagaatggatttaattcatttattaaaatgggagttcactgtctgtgtaggatcagacctcagtttcgtgtaagtatcagtatcatttagcaatgccattattttacttacatagtcacttttattcattattaccgcTACATTAGACTTATTTGCATTTGTTACTTGCACtgtttcatcttttttaattttcttataagcatGGAGAAATCTTGCAGGTACATTAGGCTTGCtaatagcaccatacacaataccctaacaaatattgatatcctcagggcatagattatgattaaacttttccaaataacaaaatgatttttaaatgtcGACATAGTCCAGGTTAGCGTCAGACACACAAAAGCTTaatccatatcccaaagccgctgtcgtagcactatccactggtttgtctgacaaattaatcatgaagtccatgTTGGCATGCCttgtccagtcgctttcagcaataagattcttcagcttgaactgaagcttcctttcaagacggttgcagctcTTCCTTAAATtgccgtagcaataatccagcatccgagcCTTAATTCTATGTAtagacacagttaaaaggaatatcattgaatcttgtttcatcaagtcaaatatggaaatgttctaaatttaagtcttggtttatttaaactcgatgccttcataataaaaaaggttgaagataaatataagcaaacaaattaatatattcagtttttacatgttttggactatatggatacgttgtagtttctgttagggatAAATTCTATGTTTAAGTTTATGACTGTGTGATGTCCGATAATcccggattatctctttgatttgtacccttttgacaattaaccatctggtattcttgatctttttgcttacctgataactttctttccaactgtaattcattcgttccttgacaatgccatagtaaaaacgaaagcgcttggatttctgcctatcattttcctgtggtattcgcttatatagaaatatatatatatatatatatatatatatatatatatatatatatatatatatatatatatatatatacatatatgcagtgGAACTGCGATGCCAATCATATAAGTGCAGCAAGatgcaacaaagaaaaaatacaatcttacattgacttttttttaaaagttccatatactgttcagctgaattcaaatatttctggaagaaCAATGaagttatatactgtatacaaatattatacaatacataatgataCCTTTGATTtaattaaactgaaagaatatattgcaaTATGGAAGGagaacaaagtgatgtagttaagtgtaataaatgtaatatataattttttttttccagaatttcaAGAGGGACAAGTGCACCTTCTTGCCCTTGTTTGTGGGCACCCATGATACCAATGAACGAACACCGTGCATTCCTCGAATTCAAGACAGGTCTCTGAATGTTGGGCAGATTCCAGGTAAGCACTATAAATTATCCCAGTTACTTCAGTGCACATGCGGAATATTAGATACATACATTGTAGTTTTCTTCATGTTTTCTTTGTAATCACATTACTTACACATATGGAGTTATACTGCTCACAACAGTAGCCTATAGATTgttggaaaagtatttttttttttgcaaacaatATCGATTTTGATGATCCCTTTTAATTAATCTAATCATTGCAGGCCTCTATTTTACAGGTGGAAATCTTGCAAAAGTTGCACCATACAGGAAGCCATCAAAGAGACCAGAGCCCATTCCAGAACCTCCTCTTATAAATGCCAATCTCCAAATAGATGGAGAAGACGACTATGTGAAGGCATGTTACCACTGAGATCCTTTATAACATATTGCGTTATGGCAAACTACAAGGTGTGGGACACAAAGACGTTCTACCATAGGCACTATCCCACGTAAAAATGGAAGATGATGTATATGTCCAGCCTGTCTCTAATGTTATCTTCAATCCTATCCTAATGGCCCCACCAACTGACCTCGCCACAGTTTATACACTACACTGCAAAGATTCAATGAAGCCTGTATTGCCATGGAAAATTCATTCATCCGTACATGTTTTGATATGGGTATTCTAACAAAGGCGCTAGATATGATTTGGTCATATCCAAATGAACTATCAGAAATCattcctggtatatatatatatatatataatatatatatatatatatatatatatatatatatatattatatatcatacatatatgtgtgtgtgtgtgtgtgtgtataaatttctgATTCAACGGATCATGATGTCAGACATTTGTGTTTTTATGTGCACATGCTTGTTTGTCCTCTTAAAGTTAATGATATGAAAGTAAGAGAAGCAATCTGAATGATTGCTTTTAATCCTAGAAAAACGTGTAAATGATTTCCTCATGAATGAACTATTAAATAGATCAgctttgaattaatatttttcacccTTTGCTTACTTAAAGTTTTCTTATTCActtttatattaattatgtagCTTCAATATATCTAGTTTTTATACCCATTGTAAACAGTGAAGGGTTCACCAATCAGTATAAAAGTAAGGGGGGTAGCAGGCTAGGGTGTAGGTGGGCGGCGAACGAACGTTACACCCATGAAAAGTGTTGTGTTGAGCATATAACTAACCTAAACGAAAAACCAACAAAAGGACAGCTTCATCTGTTACAATGCTTACCTATCCAGTAAGAATTGTATGTACTGGCCAGTCCCTGTATTTCTGAAGTGGACGCTGGGCTGTATAACCCGAGCCCCATATTTCTGCAGGTGTCTCTTGTTGTCGACCAATAAGCAGAATTTGTGAGCTTTATGAGCAGTGCATATGGCTTCTGGACAAAGATCAGGGTAGAGTTGGTTGGGACATATATTGTCAGAAAGCTGGATACAACCTGCAAAGGAACATAAATGCTCGTGGGAACAGCCGCTCCGCTTAGAATGCGGCAGTGCTGGGTGCCATCATTCAGAACTCCATAGCCCACTATCAAGCAGTTCATTTCTGTGCACATAGCAAAACACCTGTTGAATAGATAGAATGTAATTAGAGAACAGTTTATAGATATTTTTCAgtacaaatattttcattcaagaaGATGGATTTCACTATAATTCAATATGAATCACCGTGTTATTTTGTAGTGAATGAAAAGGATGAACTTCATGACTAAGCACCTGTTAAGTAAACAGAAAGTGCTTAGAAGactagaatcagaggcactgtgTTTTCCTAGAGAATGGTCAGAGCCCAAATTGCGCTTAAATATCTTCAAGGCTAAAACTCACCTCACTTTAGAAACTCCATCACGAGCAGCAAAAGTGCTTGAGATGCTTGAGCTGATAGTTCCAATTGAATGGTAGTACACAGCCTTGGGTGTAACTGCAAGAGCCACGTAAGTATTTGTTCCGACTACTAGCAGAGAAATTGCTAATGTGATTGTTGCCAACATTATCCTGTAATAGAGAATAGTCTTATAAGCACCAGTATGCAAGAAAACAAATTTATGCAAGTAAATGAGCCCTGCCCCATGTGCATTTGGTATCTAACTCCGTAAGTTACGATGCTCCCGATTGGCTAGTgatgagccagtcacagggctgggtaCTGACCCGTTAAGTTGACCAGTATCTTCCTATCAATCATTGAGTATACATCTCAGCTCCGACCTCTCCTAATTaacatgtctttcaaaagttataactttcattatatCTCACTTTTACCTCAAGAAAAGCAGTGTCTcctaatttcatcactaaacatcgtcaagccaatgatttaaggattataatgatatatgaattatgtacaTCAGCAAACTTAATACTAAAATATGTATAGTAAAATAAACATGGCAtttttaatataagatatattctttcCTTCGTTACATGACATagcagtgcattcatcatttatcgtcTAGTGTTTCATAGACTATTGAATCTTAAATGTCATGGAcgacaatattaacaaaatattacagGCAGGGCtatcaatattaaaataataagcaaaagatTGAATATTAAAATGAGCGCGATTCACACAGACAATAGCCTGCTTGGTAACCACCCAGCTCAACTTTACACATTCCTTATTTCTTGAGGAATCTCTGGCTTtcgcttgttgttgttgtcggcAATGTTTAGTCACCGATTGATTCTGTTTAACACTTCAGAATGGAGAGGAAATATTGCTTGAATGACTGCACGTTGACACTtgttaaagtgtatatatatatatatatatatatatatatatatatatatatatatatatatatatatatatatatatatatatatatttatatatatatatatatatatatatatagtatacatatgtatatagtatatatatatatatatatatatatatatatatatataatttatatgtgtgtgtgtgtgttttatgtgtgtgtattaaggtGAATATGTTAAAATGGTAATCATGGAAAATCGCTAGTAATTAATCCTAGTGTTGTCGTTTGacttgtaataataacaataatcaataataatagccTAAGAAACGTATGAAATATGGAGAGGATTACAGAACAGGGAAGATAATCCTGCTATAAATAGGACAGGAGCTATGTTAGGGGAAAATGTAAAATCTAGTTTTGTAAGACAAGGTTCTCTTATAAAAAATCATCTTACATATATTTCCTCTATTCAGCACTACAACCACGCTCGTTCAAAACCTCATAATTACTATTTCATTCATTCCCCAACTTCATTGTAATATCTGCCTAGGGTATGGGACTGCAAACCCTGCGCTCCTGGCCACTTGGTGTCTTTCACGCCACACAGAGTGGCAAggatactattttcatttttattttttttgtattccacaAAAGAGAAAGTAAGATTGCCATTATGTGCAGCAGAAAAAGGGGTATTTTCTCGCACCAACGAGCCCTCATCCATCATTATCGACTCCTGTTGTAAAGCACAGAAGTTTGAAACCTGCCATTACGGTAGTAGTCCTCAGTTCTGATACATGTGTTTACCATTAACTTCAAGAAAGTCTCATCTATCCTTTAGGTGCGCATTTCCTACTTAGATGGGTTCATAAACCTCCTttaagcactttttctgtcttttctttttttttgtgaatggtaCATTAGTACTACAGACCATCGGCATCTCCTAGGGCAACATGGAAAAGATCTAGGTGCAGAAAAATTACACATTATGACCCGTTCCATACACCTACACTACGCATTCAAACCTCCACACACCCAGACCAACTAATACACCtcagttttgtaaataatgtcaTGTACTCAATAAGGGCTTTCTAGGTTTTCCACACATCTCAATCATATCCCACAAAAACAATTTATAGCTCATCTTTATaaagaagattttatttataaaacatctTGCCTAAATGCAACTGTTCTTCCCCTTTCAGTCCTTCTATTATCTCTTATATTTCCTCAGGCAGCAGAGCGCCATTCTCGATGTCGCAAGTATTCTTTTGCTAACATAGTTTCTAATGTTATTTGTATTGTTTCTACATTTATGCAAAAGAGCACCCTTTCGTTTCACCCATTAACTATGAAACattctttcatattttatatatatatatatatatatatatatatatatatatatatatatatatatatatatataaaggtataagccacgagggaaaataaacaatggagtatccgCAAGATTCTTTCAACGTTCAAAACGTGGGCTAACTAAAGGACGTTTgaaagttgaaagatcttgcggaaactccgttgtttattttccctcgtggcttatacttttatttatggatttatcacgttccaaactttcgtgattcagttattcatacatacatatatatatatatatatatatatatatatatatatatatatatatatatatatatatatatactatatatatataaatactatatatatacatatatatatatatatgtatgtatgtagtgtatgtatatgtattatatatatatatatatatatatatatatatatatatatatatatatatatataccagtgttAACCAATTGGTCTCCTTGTCAACTCTATACTAGAGAATCTCACTTGTAGTCCAGCAGCTTTTATCATAAAGTTTTGCTGCCATGCACACTCAGTTTCTCTTCTGTTTGCCGTCCTTGACTTATTCTATGATTTTATCACTCCCCTCAACTTACACATTTTCGACTAAATATTAATTTGAATCAACAAGTATAATTCTTCCGCCATCAATTCTAACAGTCGAAGCGCCATCTTCCATTCATATACATAAAGAAAGAGGACCGCCGACGTATTTTGCACTTCAAACTATTTCTTTTACTAGCATTTTGCAATATTTTAACCAGTAATGCTTTTTCAGGATGTTCTTTGACATTCTTGAAAGTCGCTGTACACTAACAACCTTCCCTCTCAATTTCGGCCATTGCATTACATTGTTATGAACTTCTGATGAACGTCTACACTTCTGTTGTCAATCATTCCATTTtggttattcatttattatataaaaaaaaattactggaaacCAATAAcgtttatatcatattttttttgtgtCTACAGTGTCTGTCGCTGACATTCTttctcactgattttttttttcggtacaAATTTTCTATTAACCACTACAAGGAatatttatctgaaaaaaaaataagttcataaCGATCGTCACGAACTTATTTTCTTTCAGACGACcgatttttttatggtaaaatgtCTCAAGAATGGGAGATTACATGAGGGCTTTCAGTGTCCACATGAAAGTGACCATGTAAACTCGATATTGATTT harbors:
- the LOC135217125 gene encoding uncharacterized protein LOC135217125 — its product is MLATITLAISLLVVGTNTYVALAVTPKAVYYHSIGTISSSISSTFAARDGVSKVRCFAMCTEMNCLIVGYGVLNDGTQHCRILSGAAVPTSIYVPLQVVSSFLTIYVPTNSTLIFVQKPYALLIKLTNSAYWSTTRDTCRNMGLGLYSPASTSEIQGLASTYNSYWIGTSDVAVEGTYRSEDGSTIPVPGPLWCSGEPNNGNSVEDCIHTIPSNCLNDAPCSMNKLGFCIVGK